One window from the genome of Phycisphaerales bacterium encodes:
- a CDS encoding DEAD/DEAH box helicase has protein sequence MIDSPVPSEAQNTESQAADTPTFDALGLADPIARVLSKRGYETPSPIQALAIPAVLEGRDVFGTAQTGTGKTAAFALPILHDLFEAGHRGGKGRGKYGRAPRALVLCPTRELAVQIFDSFVAYGRNVPLRHAAVYGGVSQFRQEKALKTGIDVLIATPGRLMDLHQQGLVDLGSIEVLVLDEADRMLDMGFLPDMRRIAALTPDARQTLLFSATASKAIKELANGLLKDPVHLETTPESTTVERIAQQAYVVDKANKGNLLRALLGRDHAGNAKVGRTLVFTKTKHGADRLVKQLDRAGIHANAIHGNKTQNARTRALTAFKKDSRGVLIATDVASRGIDVSGITHVINFDMPADAETYVHRVGRTARAGASGVAITFCQPDEVGDLAHVERRTKANIGPGDELPADLGGLAEPYRRPERPARSSNNGNNTRRGNGGGPRSKKPGRRPNPNAGPGGARRSGGPRRGPSKGYRGSAKNARGGRRPEGTRR, from the coding sequence GTGATCGATTCCCCCGTCCCCTCCGAAGCCCAGAACACCGAGTCTCAAGCCGCCGACACGCCGACCTTCGACGCCCTCGGCCTGGCCGACCCCATCGCCCGGGTGCTCTCCAAGCGCGGGTACGAGACGCCCAGCCCCATCCAGGCGCTGGCCATCCCGGCGGTGCTCGAGGGCCGCGACGTCTTCGGCACCGCCCAGACGGGCACGGGCAAGACGGCTGCGTTCGCGCTGCCCATCCTGCACGACCTCTTCGAGGCCGGGCATCGCGGTGGGAAGGGACGTGGCAAGTACGGTCGCGCCCCGCGCGCCCTGGTGCTGTGCCCCACGCGTGAGCTGGCCGTGCAGATCTTCGACTCGTTCGTCGCCTATGGCCGCAACGTGCCGCTGCGGCACGCCGCGGTGTATGGCGGGGTCAGCCAATTCCGCCAGGAAAAGGCCCTCAAGACGGGCATCGACGTGCTCATCGCGACGCCGGGCCGCCTGATGGACCTGCACCAGCAGGGGCTGGTCGACCTGGGCTCGATCGAAGTGCTCGTGCTCGACGAGGCCGACCGCATGCTCGACATGGGCTTCCTGCCCGACATGCGCCGCATCGCCGCCCTCACGCCCGACGCCCGGCAGACTCTGCTCTTCAGCGCCACCGCCAGCAAGGCCATCAAGGAACTGGCCAATGGCCTCTTGAAGGATCCCGTGCACCTGGAGACCACGCCCGAGTCGACCACCGTCGAGCGCATCGCCCAGCAGGCCTACGTCGTCGACAAGGCCAACAAGGGCAACCTGCTCCGAGCCCTGCTCGGCCGCGACCACGCCGGCAACGCCAAGGTCGGCCGCACGCTGGTCTTCACCAAGACCAAGCACGGCGCCGACCGGCTCGTGAAGCAGCTCGACCGCGCGGGCATCCACGCCAACGCCATCCACGGCAACAAGACCCAGAACGCGCGCACCCGGGCGCTCACGGCGTTCAAGAAAGACAGCCGCGGCGTGCTGATCGCTACCGACGTCGCCAGCCGCGGCATCGACGTCAGCGGCATCACGCACGTGATCAACTTCGACATGCCCGCCGACGCGGAGACCTACGTGCACCGCGTGGGCCGTACTGCCCGGGCCGGCGCCTCGGGCGTGGCCATCACCTTCTGCCAGCCCGACGAGGTCGGCGACCTCGCGCACGTCGAGCGCCGCACGAAGGCGAACATCGGCCCGGGTGATGAGCTGCCAGCCGACCTGGGCGGGCTGGCCGAGCCCTACCGCCGGCCGGAGAGGCCGGCGCGCTCGAGCAACAACGGCAACAACACCCGTCGAGGCAACGGCGGCGGACCTCGCTCCAAGAAGCCCGGGCGCCGGCCCAACCCCAACGCGGGTCCCGGCGGCGCTCGCCGCTCGGGCGGACCGCGTCGCGGCCCGAGCAAGGGCTACCGCGGCAGCGCCAAGAACGCCCGCGGCGGTCGCCGGCCCGAGGGCACGCGGCGCTAG
- the prmC gene encoding peptide chain release factor N(5)-glutamine methyltransferase, whose amino-acid sequence MTTAAKEAWTTRKLLDWLRGALKDKGIDDARLCAELLVAHVIGCQRLRLYMEADRPATPDELTRLRDLAKRALNHEPVQYLVGEASFYGISLKADKRALIPRPETQTLVDEAVAVIKAIEGRAPLVADVCTGSGCVAIAIASQASTATVHACDIDAEALALAHENFERTNLTDCISVFEGDLLAALPDGEPYDAIVANPPYIPDDEWDAVAPNVKGHEPTHALRGGADGLDLVRPLVARAADRLRTGGLLAIEVAAARADEALALLTTDDRYGECRIVRDFAGRPRVIAALTK is encoded by the coding sequence ATGACCACCGCCGCAAAGGAAGCCTGGACCACGCGCAAGCTGCTCGACTGGCTGCGCGGCGCTCTGAAAGACAAGGGCATCGACGACGCCCGCCTGTGCGCCGAGCTGCTCGTGGCCCACGTCATAGGCTGCCAGCGGCTGCGGCTCTACATGGAGGCAGACCGGCCCGCCACGCCCGACGAGCTCACGCGGCTGCGCGATCTCGCCAAGCGCGCCCTGAACCACGAACCCGTCCAATACCTCGTGGGCGAGGCCAGCTTCTACGGCATCTCGCTCAAGGCCGACAAGCGGGCACTCATCCCCAGGCCCGAGACGCAGACCCTCGTCGACGAGGCCGTCGCTGTGATCAAGGCCATCGAGGGACGTGCGCCGCTGGTCGCCGATGTCTGCACCGGTAGCGGCTGCGTCGCCATCGCGATCGCCAGCCAGGCTTCCACCGCAACCGTGCATGCGTGCGACATCGACGCCGAAGCACTGGCCCTCGCACACGAGAACTTCGAACGCACGAACCTCACCGATTGCATTTCCGTGTTCGAAGGCGACCTGCTCGCCGCCCTGCCAGACGGCGAGCCCTACGACGCCATCGTTGCCAACCCGCCCTACATCCCCGACGACGAGTGGGATGCGGTCGCGCCCAACGTCAAGGGCCACGAGCCGACGCACGCCCTCCGCGGCGGCGCCGACGGGCTCGACCTCGTCCGTCCGCTCGTCGCCCGGGCCGCCGATCGCCTGCGGACCGGCGGCCTACTCGCGATCGAGGTCGCCGCGGCCCGCGCCGACGAGGCGCTCGCGCTGCTTACGACCGATGACCGCTACGGCGAGTGCCGGATCGTGCGTGACTTCGCCGGACGGCCGCGGGTCATCGCCGCCCTCACCAAATGA
- the polA gene encoding DNA polymerase I, translating into MAKSSFKTLYLVDGYAQFFRAYHAIRTPMTSPVTKEPTNLTFGFVGMLLKLLRGAAGGAKLVGERPDYLAVAIDVSGDTETVRSEIDKQYKANRPPPPEDLPEQVQRCISILEAIGVPVLGAERYEADDVIATLAKQLESEANIRVVSKDKDLKQLLHPANDGTRAAFELYDVHNDELITAQGLMDEFNVTPQQWRDVLALAGDTVDNIPGVEGVGPKTAAKLIAEWGTLENLLENADKIKGKRGERIREADGILDRSKRLVSLIDDVDVDFDLGRAAFDRLDPAALMPILKELGFNRYQDELKQLLGEDAEAAAEIEPKPPTARTASKASKADAGQGGLFDAKSDDAPDAADGEYEVVTTKVELNKLSSALKKAKLVAIDTETTSLRPMLADLCGLSFSTEAGKAWYVPVRSPEPDAHLNEATVLEALTPILEDATMAKTGHNLKYDLLVLRRAGVELAGVAFDTMVGSYLIDASRSSHSMDALSLALLGRENISIKTLIGTGKKQKRFDEVPLDQAAPYAAEDADVSLQLHGILAPQIKEMNLDDLNHDVEVPLIDVLAELEWNGIRVDPKELEKQEARLSDRIAELKDQIQDEAMATCGRTFEPDSPKQLAGILFNKPDAADPGLGIKPLKRGKTGPSTDAEVLEKLAQDTTIESPLPQLILEYRQLTKLVNTYLVSLREEINPDTKRIHASFNQTVAATGRLSSSDPNLQNIPIRTEIGREIRKAFVAPRGRVLIAGDYSQIELRILAHLSKDPALIAAFEAGEDIHRAVAAQIHGVEPKDVTREQRDGAKMVNFGIIYGVTAYGLGRRLGIGNTEAGEIIEGYKKKFAGITTFLEECIDQARSQGYVETMLKRRRPITEIDAKNPSRRSLAERMAINSVVQGSAADLIKLAMVDLHARLSPHAAHRRDGKKPEVEGVLMLLQIHDELVFEADKKTADEAKQLIVDRMQSAMDLRVPLVVEASVASNWYEGK; encoded by the coding sequence ATGGCCAAAAGCAGCTTCAAGACGCTCTATCTCGTGGACGGCTACGCCCAGTTCTTCCGGGCCTACCACGCCATCCGTACACCCATGACCAGCCCGGTCACCAAGGAACCCACCAACCTCACCTTCGGCTTCGTCGGCATGCTGCTCAAGCTCCTCCGCGGGGCCGCGGGCGGAGCAAAGCTCGTGGGCGAGCGGCCCGACTACCTGGCCGTCGCCATCGACGTCTCGGGCGACACCGAAACCGTGCGCAGCGAGATCGACAAGCAGTACAAAGCCAACCGCCCCCCGCCGCCCGAGGACCTGCCAGAGCAGGTCCAGCGGTGCATCTCGATCCTCGAAGCTATCGGCGTGCCCGTTCTCGGGGCCGAGCGGTACGAGGCCGACGACGTGATCGCCACGCTCGCCAAGCAGTTGGAGAGCGAGGCCAACATCCGCGTGGTCAGCAAGGACAAGGACCTCAAGCAGCTCCTGCATCCCGCCAACGACGGCACGCGGGCTGCCTTCGAGCTCTACGACGTCCACAACGACGAATTGATCACCGCCCAAGGTCTCATGGACGAGTTCAACGTGACGCCCCAGCAGTGGCGCGACGTGCTGGCACTGGCGGGCGACACCGTCGACAACATCCCCGGCGTCGAGGGCGTGGGCCCCAAGACCGCCGCCAAGCTCATCGCCGAGTGGGGCACGCTCGAAAATCTGCTCGAGAACGCCGACAAGATCAAGGGCAAGCGGGGCGAGCGCATCCGTGAGGCCGACGGCATCCTGGATCGCAGCAAGAGGCTCGTCTCGCTCATCGACGACGTCGACGTCGACTTCGACCTCGGGCGCGCCGCCTTCGACCGCCTCGACCCGGCCGCCCTCATGCCCATCCTCAAGGAGCTGGGCTTCAACCGATACCAGGACGAGCTCAAGCAGCTCCTGGGCGAAGACGCCGAGGCCGCGGCGGAGATCGAGCCCAAGCCGCCGACCGCCAGGACGGCCTCGAAGGCGTCGAAGGCCGACGCCGGGCAGGGCGGGCTGTTCGACGCCAAGAGCGACGACGCCCCCGACGCGGCCGACGGTGAATACGAAGTCGTCACGACCAAGGTCGAACTCAACAAGCTATCGAGTGCCCTGAAGAAGGCCAAGCTCGTCGCGATCGACACCGAGACCACGTCGCTGCGGCCCATGCTGGCCGACCTCTGCGGCCTGAGCTTCTCGACCGAGGCGGGCAAGGCCTGGTACGTGCCCGTGCGCTCGCCCGAGCCCGACGCCCACCTCAACGAGGCGACGGTGCTTGAGGCGCTCACGCCCATCCTCGAAGACGCCACGATGGCCAAGACCGGGCACAACCTGAAGTACGACCTGCTCGTGCTCCGGCGGGCGGGCGTCGAGCTCGCCGGCGTTGCGTTCGACACCATGGTGGGCAGCTACCTCATCGATGCCTCGCGCTCCTCGCACAGCATGGACGCGCTCTCGCTCGCGCTGCTCGGCCGCGAGAACATCTCGATCAAGACCCTCATCGGCACGGGCAAGAAGCAGAAGCGCTTCGACGAGGTCCCGCTCGACCAGGCGGCGCCCTACGCCGCCGAGGACGCCGACGTCTCGCTCCAGCTCCACGGCATCTTGGCCCCGCAGATCAAGGAAATGAACCTTGATGACCTCAACCACGACGTCGAGGTCCCGCTCATCGACGTCTTGGCCGAGCTCGAATGGAACGGCATCCGCGTCGACCCCAAGGAATTGGAGAAGCAGGAAGCGCGACTGAGCGACCGCATCGCCGAGCTGAAGGACCAGATCCAGGACGAGGCGATGGCCACCTGCGGGCGTACGTTCGAGCCCGATTCACCGAAGCAGCTCGCCGGCATCCTCTTCAACAAGCCCGACGCGGCCGACCCGGGCCTGGGCATCAAGCCGCTCAAGCGCGGCAAGACCGGCCCCTCGACCGACGCCGAGGTGCTCGAGAAGCTCGCCCAGGACACGACGATCGAGAGCCCGCTGCCGCAGCTCATCCTCGAGTACCGCCAGCTCACGAAGCTCGTGAACACCTACCTCGTGAGCCTGCGCGAGGAGATCAACCCCGACACGAAGCGCATCCACGCGAGCTTCAACCAGACCGTCGCCGCCACGGGTCGCCTGAGCTCGAGCGATCCGAACCTCCAGAACATCCCCATCCGCACCGAGATCGGCCGGGAGATCCGAAAGGCCTTCGTCGCGCCGCGTGGCCGCGTGCTCATCGCGGGCGACTACTCGCAGATCGAGCTGCGGATCCTCGCGCACCTGTCGAAGGACCCAGCCCTCATCGCCGCCTTCGAGGCGGGCGAGGACATCCACCGCGCCGTCGCGGCCCAGATCCACGGCGTGGAGCCCAAGGACGTCACGCGCGAGCAGCGCGACGGCGCCAAGATGGTCAACTTCGGCATCATCTACGGCGTCACCGCCTACGGCCTGGGACGGCGCTTGGGCATCGGCAACACCGAGGCCGGCGAAATCATCGAAGGCTACAAGAAGAAGTTCGCCGGCATCACGACCTTCCTCGAGGAGTGCATCGACCAGGCCCGCAGCCAGGGCTACGTCGAGACGATGCTCAAGCGCCGCCGCCCCATCACCGAGATCGACGCCAAAAACCCTTCAAGACGCTCCCTGGCCGAACGCATGGCCATCAACTCGGTCGTCCAGGGCTCGGCGGCCGACCTCATCAAGCTGGCGATGGTCGACCTGCACGCGCGACTCAGCCCCCACGCCGCACACCGGCGCGACGGTAAGAAGCCCGAGGTCGAGGGCGTGCTCATGCTGCTGCAGATCCACGACGAGCTCGTCTTCGAGGCCGACAAGAAGACGGCCGACGAGGCCAAGCAGCTCATCGTCGATCGCATGCAGAGCGCCATGGACCTCCGCGTGCCGCTGGTGGTCGAGGCGAGCGTGGCCAGCAACTGGTACGAGGGGAAGTGA
- a CDS encoding GNAT family protein, translated as MDTPPPWTRPRPWPLPIETERLVLRHSTHDDVPAIFEAVDNNRAKLLPWMEWAERENMTVAQTHYTIEKFIREAEQDLPSDLLILVCDRSDESPVGGTGMHSFRPDTHQAEIGYWVLPGRQRAGICTEAVAALTEVGFRPQDRSGFGLRRLEIVCSADNPASARVAEKAGYKLEATLRAHRWVRGFGWSDTLVFGALADTWTKP; from the coding sequence ATGGACACGCCCCCACCCTGGACGCGGCCGCGGCCCTGGCCGCTGCCGATCGAGACCGAGCGGCTCGTGCTCCGCCACTCGACGCACGACGACGTGCCGGCCATCTTCGAGGCGGTCGATAACAACCGCGCCAAGCTGTTGCCGTGGATGGAGTGGGCGGAGCGCGAGAACATGACGGTCGCCCAGACCCACTACACCATCGAGAAGTTCATCCGCGAGGCCGAGCAGGACCTGCCGAGCGACCTGCTCATCTTGGTCTGTGATCGCAGCGACGAATCGCCCGTCGGTGGAACCGGCATGCACAGCTTCCGCCCCGACACGCACCAGGCCGAGATCGGCTATTGGGTCCTGCCAGGTCGCCAGCGGGCGGGCATCTGCACCGAGGCCGTCGCCGCTCTCACCGAGGTCGGCTTCCGCCCGCAGGATCGGAGCGGATTCGGCCTCCGCCGGCTCGAGATCGTCTGCTCGGCCGACAACCCGGCGTCGGCGCGCGTCGCCGAGAAAGCCGGCTACAAGCTCGAGGCAACGCTCCGCGCCCACCGCTGGGTGAGGGGCTTCGGCTGGAGCGATACGCTGGTATTCGGCGCCCTCGCCGATACATGGACCAAGCCATGA